Part of the Paenibacillus sp. JNUCC32 genome is shown below.
CATCGCGGAGAGAATAAATTTAAGTAAAGGAAATACCTCCAAGATCGCAAATAAACTACTAAAGGCAGGTTGGGTGCGAAAAGCCCAGTTCAACGACAACAAAAAGGAAGTGTATTTTCGGCTAACGCCTGTCGGCAAAAAGCTGTTTGCCGCTCATGATGAGCTTCATGCGAAGGAAAAGCAAAGAATGTACGAATTTTTGGAAAGATATAACGAAAGCGAGATCGAATTTATTAAACGGCTGTTTGGAGATATGGTTGACTTCTATCGCTAAACGTACCTCAACAAACCGTACATGAATACGCCGCCTTTTAGAAGGCAAGAAGCGATCCGGCCAAACGAGGCGGGAGATGGGGCCTCCGCCTTCAAAGGATCTCCGATCCGAATAGATGGGGGTATGGTACCGACAATCTTTTGATTTTTTGCTGCTGATCAGAAAAAGAGAGTGAGCTCCCTCACAGGCATTGGGCCGGCGGGGGAGCTCGCTGTCTTTCTCTAGAGCTTTATTTGGATTCAATTCGACCCATTGAATGGATCGTCTCGGACAAAGTCTGTTTCACTGCCGACCAGTTGGTCTGCTCAATATCGAGTACATGTCGAAGGTAAGCCCATGTAACCTTCTGGATCAGGGCAACTCGTTCTGGGTTTTCGTCTGTTGTTTCTTTAACCTCGTAACCAGCGATCCCTCCAAGTGAGTGTTCTGCACCAAAAAGGGTGAGCAGGCTCTCGGCTCCCGGGCTGAGGAAGTAAGGGTCGGTCATCCAATCCGGCCCGCGAACGGTCAGCTGATATTTGTTAGGAGTGTCGTCCTGATCCCCGACGACCACCAGGGTGGGCTTGGTCATGTGCTCGAAGCTCACGTTCAGATGCGGCATCTTCTCGGCCGCGAACGGTGTCAGGCTGTCCCCGCCTTGTCCAGCGGTGGCGAATAGCACGCCTGCTTTGATGCGCGAGTCGGACAGGTCCTCTTCCTTCTTAGTCTCGGGGTTGAGGACTCGCAATCCTAACAGGTTGCCCGCCGTTTGGCCGCCGAAGGAGTGTCCGGCTGTGGCGATGCGGCTTCGGTC
Proteins encoded:
- a CDS encoding alpha/beta hydrolase family protein, with translation MELKITAPSPVVSVKPIVLSAPGRGENLQVRVSAPTTGRNLPIIVFSHGSGSSLEGYGPLVDFWAAHGFVVIQPTHLDSRTLGLPQADPRTPRIWRFRVEDMKRILDQLDFLESAVPGLSGRLDRSRIATAGHSFGGQTAGNLLGLRVLNPETKKEEDLSDSRIKAGVLFATAGQGGDSLTPFAAEKMPHLNVSFEHMTKPTLVVVGDQDDTPNKYQLTVRGPDWMTDPYFLSPGAESLLTLFGAEHSLGGIAGYEVKETTDENPERVALIQKVTWAYLRHVLDIEQTNWSAVKQTLSETIHSMGRIESK
- a CDS encoding MarR family transcriptional regulator; translation: MDTASKNKTAIHEFFVQFLEQKEQYETRITATYLEDIRKHIESEFSLNMTELHTIACIGEQEPINLTSIAERINLSKGNTSKIANKLLKAGWVRKAQFNDNKKEVYFRLTPVGKKLFAAHDELHAKEKQRMYEFLERYNESEIEFIKRLFGDMVDFYR